Below is a window of Halarcobacter anaerophilus DNA.
TTATCCTATTGAATACTTTTTTTTAAAAAAAATCGTAGGCAGTGAAATCTATATAACAACAATTACGGAAAATAAAGAGACCTTTGCATTAGATAGTAAAAATATAAAAAAATTCTCCAACAATAACTACTACTTCAATTTTAATCTGCAAGAAGAGGAAAAACTCTCAACTCTTTTAAAAAAAAACGGTTTAATAAAAAGTATAAATATGATAAAAGGTTTACCGACTCTAAAACTTGCTAACGGAAAGTCTAATCCTTATATCTGGCTAGATCCAATTTTAGCACGGGGTATAGCAAAAAACGTATATATAAATATGATAAAAATAATTCCTTCTAAGCAAAAGATTTTTGAAAAAAACTATAAAGAGTTTTTAAAAGAATTAGATAAAGTCTATTTA
It encodes the following:
- a CDS encoding metal ABC transporter substrate-binding protein, which gives rise to MYKIFFILLLFSTSLFSFTSVTVTYPIEYFFLKKIVGSEIYITTITENKETFALDSKNIKKFSNNNYYFNFNLQEEEKLSTLLKKNGLIKSINMIKGLPTLKLANGKSNPYIWLDPILARGIAKNVYINMIKIIPSKQKIFEKNYKEFLKELDKVYLDIKKRIDKSDLYGFFSFNNQLDYFAKRFRINIYHKEEKILNIQQAKELIAFSKKEYIKHILIPENSDSKVAYAFKGYIDGKVVEYDIYSQYWKVNLYRILRGIENF